Within Leptospira noumeaensis, the genomic segment TTTACCACCATCATCTTGTTTCAAAGAAATTCCTTCAAACCGAGAAACTGATTGGATATGATTTTCCAATACTGGATGGAAAGATTCTAATTCCTCATCCGTAAGGATAAAAAATATACATTTTTTTTCACCATACTTCTCTGTGAGTTCTCTTTGTTTTTGAAAGAACTCATCTGACGGCATATGGTTTGGATCCAGACAAAATACCCGGTATGGTTGGTAGAGACTTTCTTCCAAATTATGGATTTCTGCTGTTTCATTTGCATATTGTAAAATGGAAGAAATGAGTCCAGATCCCGCTTCAAAAAAAGGTTCTAGTTCCGTGGTTCGAGTCCCAAGTTTATGAGAATTTATCATTTCTTCTGAAATTCGAAAGTGAAGTGAGGGCGAATCAGAAATTACAGTACCTGGACCTACGGCCACCGCATCCACTTTGGCACGTAACAACTGTAAGGAAAGATCCACTTCAACTGAGCTGACTCGTTCTTTTTTTTTATCCGAAGATGCAAAATTCCCTTCTTGGGAAGTGGCAGATTTGATCCAAACCCAAGGACGTCCCGTTTGGATTCTTGTTAAAAATCCCTGTAAATAAGGAAAAGATACCTTGGCGAGCATCGGGTCAAGGCCAATAGAAATTCCGGCTTTTTTATATGTTTCCCATTCGCCAGAGACAATGAGAGGATTTGGATCTTTCCAACCAAGTTTAATTTCTTTAGGTTTTTTTTCGATCACCAAATCTCGGCAAGGTGGTGTTTTTCCAAAATGAGTGCAAGGTTCTAAACTGACAGAAAGAATCTCATCGTAAGTGGAAAACTTATATGTTTCATTTGGATTTTGATCAGAAGCCAAATCTAAACTTTGGTTTTCTCTTCTATCATTTACTTCGGGTCGTATATACCGAGAATAAAGTTCTCTTTCGGCATGGTTGCCGCCATAGTTTTGAGTGTGTGCGGATGCAAGGATTTGTCCCTCAGTATTCGTCAATACAGCAGAGACTGGCGGATTGGCTCCGGTTTTTCCCATTGCCAAAAATCCGAGTAAGGAATGCAGAGAATAAGTTTCCTTTCGTTTCTCTGCATTCATAGTGGTTCTGTTAAACGAATCTTTTTTTCCTGATTAAATCGTAGATCTCAGAAATGGGAGCTGCGATGTAAATAGAAGAATAAGTTCCTACAAGAACCCCAAAAAGAAGAATAAAGGCAAAATCATACAATTCCACTGCTCCACCTACAATGATGGCAACTACGGAAATCATCGTTGTAAAGGACGTATTGATCGTTCTACCTAATGTTTGGCTGATGGAAACATTGATGATATTGGAAAAAGCCAAATTGTCTTTTCCATGCGAATTTTCTCTGATTCTATCAAATACCACGATTTTATCGTTAATGGAATAACCAAGAAGTGTGAGAAGTGCTGCAATGATGGGAACACTTGGTTTGATTTGTAAAAATCCAATCAGAGCCAGTGTCATCAGAATATCATGAACCAGTGCAATAGCGGATGCCAATGCAAACTTGAACTGTGAACGAATGCTCAAATACAAAAGAATGATAGCAAGGGTTGTGAGTAGGAGTGTAATCCCCACTTCCGTTAACTCACCACCAACTACCGCGCCCACTTGGTCAGCAGAAAGAACCTTTTCTTTGGGTAGTTTGTATTCATATCTTAAAAGTTGAACAAAACGATCAATTGCCGATGTAGAAGATTCCCGGTTTACCTCAGGAATTTCTTTGTATAAAGACTCAATCGTATCGAGTGAACCAAGTCCAATGTCCAATTGGTAGATGTTTTTATCTTTTTCCAAAAGGATGACAACGGCTTCAATATTTTTGGATTGGAAGTATCCTTCGAGATCGCTACGAGTTTTGTCTGCTGGTAGTTCTACGACTGTTCTAAGTCCACCATTAAAATCAAGAGAGTGAGCAAACCCACCATACTTAACGAAAGTAACAACGAATCCAGCAACAATCAGGAAAAGTGAAAAGCTAAGAGTAAAGTATTTATACTTTGTAAAGTTGATATTATACATTTGTAGTCTCCTTTTTCCCAAAGAAGAAAGGTCTTAAATTTAAGTGATGAACCCCTAATCGGTTCACTGTCAGTTCCATAAACAATCGAGATAGGAAAAGGGAGGTAAAAAGTGTAGTCACAATACCCCAACAAAGTGTGATCGCAAAACCTTTGATTGGTCCATTTCCAAGACGAATCATCAAAATCCCGGCAATGAGAGTTGTTACGTTTGCATCCATAATGGTCCAAAATGCATTTTCGAAACCACGAGTGACGGCAATCGAAAGTGCCCTTCCCTCTTCGATTTCCTCACGTATCCTTTCATATATGATTACGTTCGCATCCACTGCCATACCCGCAGTCAAAATGATACCGGCAATCCCTGGAAGTGTTAGAGTAAAATCCATTAAGGTAAGTAATGCGGCCAAAATAATGATATTCACAAGGAGTGAGATATCAGCAATAAAGCCACCTAACCTGTAATAGAAGATCATATATATCATTACTAGAAAAAATCCAATGGCCACGGCTTTGACACCCACTTCAATAGACTCAATTCCGAGTGTAGGTCCAATGAAACGCATTTCCAATACAGATAGCGGAATTGGAAGTGCTCCTTCAGAAATAACGTTTGCGAGTCGAATGGCTTCTTGTTCAGAAAAACTTCCCGAAATCTCCGCACGGCCACCAGCAATTGGGTCATTGATAATTGGATTGGAGATGACTTTATCTCCCCAAACAATTGCTAAATTACGTCCCCGGTTTTCAGAAGTTAGATCAAAAAATTTCTCAGCACCATTGGGAGTGAGTGTAAAACTAACCATCCATCCATAGGAATTGGAATTATATGATGGTTGTGCATTGGTCATGTCATTCCCAGAAAGGGCAATTTTACGTTCCAAAACCACAAAACTCCGTGGAAGGAGGGCTGACTTTGCTGAATTTCCGCGAGCCCACATAGCATAAACTTTGTAGTCTTTCGGGATATTGTATTTTTTTTCTAATCCTTCTAAAAACTCGTCTTGGGCTTTTTTCCCTGCTTTGTTTTTTACCAATTCTTGGAATAGAAAAATATCGGTATCTTCTCGTTTGCCCAAATCCATCGTACGACGTTCATTGTCAGCGATTTGACCTTTGAAAACAAATGGATTTGGTTCTTCCAAACGGTATTCCACTGTTTCCGTGTTTTGTAAAATTTCTAAGATGGCTGCGGAATTGGATACCCCAGGAAGAGAAACTTCAATTGCATCTTGTTCTTTTTGGATACGAACCTGTGGTTCTGTTAGGTTTTGCGTAGTCAGACGATTGTCGATAATCATCTTTGCTTTTTCTAACTCTACAATTTTACGCATGGGAGAAAGATCAAAACTAGATTCGATTTCTGCGAGCCTGGATTTTGCCTTGTCTTTTTCTTCTTGTTTTGCTGTAGGATTTTTCAGAGTTACATTCAACTCATTGAGTTCCTTAGCATAAAGGTCTTTGAGTTTAGAGGTATAATCATCAAAGTCCCCTTTCAGAACCACTCGCATACCACCTTGTAAGTCGAGCCCAAGTTTGATGGATAATGATTTACCACCACGAATGGCATTTTCAATCCAAGTTGGTTCTAATTTGTTTTTAGATTCACTGACTAAAGATTGATTCTCCTGAGAGATTTGGTTGATCTTTGCGGAAGTGATAAATCTTCCTTTTACAGTATAAAACGGATTTTCTTTGGGTGGTAGAGTTCCTGTAGGTTCAATGGTCCAACCAGAAGTTTTACCATAATCTTTTGCCCAACGTTCAAAGAGTGCGTTCACAAGAATCTTTTGTTCGGCCTCAGGAAGTGCATACACATCCTCTCTCACAACGATCTTTAAATCGCGATCAGCAAAGTTCGGATACAAAATTGTAAAGGAAACCGCCAAAATCAAAAAAGGGAGAATCAATAGTCGATACGATTGCAAGTTAGTTTGCTCCTAAAATTATTATCTTCTATAAGAACGACTACTAGATCCCGGGCGAGCGGATCTAAGTCTGTAAAAAGCAAATAGAATGATAATCCCAAGGATCATCATTGCTTTTTTATATTTAGCAAAAAAATCAGAAAAATTAAAAAGAGATTTTCCCGTTTCTTTATTTGCAGATGGATTTGTTTCCGTTTGGGAAGTTTCCACTTTACCGATTTTTAAATCAGCAGAAAATCCAGGGAGGCCAGTTGGTTCCACAGAAGTTGTTGAATCCATCCACATTCCATTGTTCACAACTTCTTCTTCCTCAGGAACCAAAGGTTGTTTTTCTAAACTAGGAACCGATTTTTCGGTAACCGTGTTAACATTCGTATTTGGAACCAAATTGGTGTTTTGAGGAAGAGTTTCTAAACTGAGTTGGTTTTGTTTGGATTTCTTTTTAGATTTCTTCTTTTTCCCCGTACCAGTTGTCGCCGCATTCACAACGTTAGTTTGTTTTTTTGTTGTGACCTGAGTTGAGTCTTCTTTTGGTTTGGAAGTAGTCGATTTGGGTTTATCATTTACCTTATCTAAAAAATCCAAACCCTCTTCTGCAAAGAGGGATACCGAAAAAAAGACTAGTAGGGTAATTAAGAAGATACGCTTCATCTTAAGCTTTCTTCTTTAGAATTGCGCTTGTTTCAAAAGTTACGTTTGTGTTCGCTGCAACACTGAGAACAACTGTTTCGTTATTGTCTTTGAACTCTACGATTTTTCCATGTAGGCCACTGTTAGTCACAACGTTATCACCTTTTTGAAGGTTAGTGATCATTTCTTTGCGTTTTTTCTCTTCTTTTTTGTTTGGAAGGATCACAAGAAAATACATAGCAACTAACATGATCGGAATGATGATGAGTGACTGTAGTGAGGACTTTGCACCCTCTTCTTGGGCAAGGATTAGGATTTCTGGTGTTAAAAAATTAAAATTGAGCATAGCTATTTATCCAATGTTTACAGGCCTTATCTTAAATTCAATGTTTCACGAACGAATCGGAGAACTTTTTTCTCGAGGATGGCTGCTTTTGCAGTTTCGTATCCTGTTCGTATATCCGTTGTGGCACCGAGTAAAAACATAGCCACCCCCGCATTGAGAGCCACCATAGAAGTGCCACCCGTGGATTCACTGGGATCCAGAACTGCCCGAAAAAGGGATTCCGCCCCTTCTTTGGATGAAGAGAACACTGTATTTCTGTCCAATTCCTTGGAATTTAAGCCGAGTTCCTTTGGGTCAAAAGTCAGTTCTTTTGTCTCTTTTCCATCGAAATAGGCGTAATCTGTCCCCTCAAAAATAGAAAATTCATCCAGTCCATCCCGCGAATGACAGACAATCGCCCGTTTGGAGCCAAGCCTTCCTAAAATTTCGGCAATAGGCAAACAAAGAGATTTATCATAAACACCTACAAGTTGGTGTGAGGGGGAAAATGGGTTGGAAAGAGGTCCAATCAAATTGAAAAAAGTGCGAAATCCAAGGGCCGTGCGAACAGGCCCTGCGTATTTCATCGCTGGGTGCCAAGCTGGGGCAAACAAAAACACAAACCCTGTGCGGATGAATTCGGATTCTGATTCCGCTGTCGATCGGTCGAGTTTGTATCCAAGTCCGGATAAAATATCAGAACTTCCGGAAAGGGAAGAGACAGAACGATTTCCGTGTTTAGCAACTTTGAATCCAAGGCTTGCCAAAGTGAGAGCCGAAAGAGTGGAAACATTCAAAGTTCCTTTTCCATCTCCCCCTGTCCCACAAGTATCTAAAAAATCAAATTCAAACTTTTGCGAAGGTTTGATGGCATGGCTACGCATGGCCCGAACAAATCCGTACAATTCGTCCGTAGTTTCTCCTTTCATTTTCATGGCAGTGAGAAAAGATGCAAGGACTGGTTCTGGAACTTTCCCATCCATCACCTCACTTAAAAAAAGTTCGGCATGGTCTTCCACGAGATGGTGTCCAGAAACAACTTGCCCGAGTATTTCTTTAACTGTTGGCGCGGTCATAAAAAATCCTTTTTAGGTTGGAAAAAGTTAACAACTGATAATTGGTCACAATATAACGAAGACCAGAAATAACAGTAATGAAAGTTGTGAATAACATTCCAAAATAAGGAACAAAAGATGCAATGGAATCAAAAAAATCTTTAAAACTTAAACTCTCTGTTGTTTTGACTAATTTACAAAACTCATTTGCATGTTGTGCTGCGACTTCATAGGTGGAATAACCTGCTAGTTTCCCCATCGCATAAGTTTCATTGATCATGGCTCTTCTTTTTCCAGAGATCAGCATAAACACAACAAGGATCATAAGAATGGCCCCCATTTGGAAAGCTGTTTTTACTTTTCCCATCATGGTGGTACGAAGGCTTTTGCCTGAACGAACCGCAATGTAACGTAAAAAAGTAATGAGCATATCTCGCGCAATGATAAGCACGACCATCCAAACCTCAATGGGTTCGTGGATGAATAAAAAAGTAACAAAACATCCAATGACTAAAAATTTATCCGCGAGTGGATCGAGAAACTTTCCAAACTCTGTTTGTTGGTTCCATTTACGTGCTAAGTATCCATCCACAAGATCCGTGAGTGATGCGAGTGCAAAAAGAACAAAGGCAAAAATTTGGTATTCCCATTCCTTTTGGAAAAGGGCAAAGATAAAAAAAGGAAGTGCGAGAACCCGAAGTACGGTAAGCAAATTCGGAATATTGGCAATGGTTTTCCAATCTTCCAACTTAAACCACCCAAGTCCCCGACATATCGAGTTCATAAAAAGAATCCACTCTGACCTGACCAAACTGGCCGACCTTCAAACCTTCTTCTTCTACATAAACCACTTCATCAATTTCTGGTGCATCTTGGAAACGACGGACGATGGCACCTTTTTCCAAAACCTCATCCACAACCGCAGGATACAATTTTCCAATTCGGTTTTGGTGGATGGATTTTAAAGTGCCGAGATAGGCATCCCGCACAAGATTCACACGACGAGCAATCTCTTTGTCTTTAAGTTGCCCATCCATCGTTGCACCTTTCGTTCCGTCTTGTGGGGAATAAGGAAATAGATTTACCTTTTCAGGTTTTACATCTTCCACAAACCGAATGATTTCTTCTACGTCTTCCATCGTTTCCCCAGGGAAACCCAAAATAAAGGAAGTACGAATTTCTAAATCGGGTCTGATACCCCTCGCTTTTTGGAAAAGTGATTTGAAGTAAGAATATTCGCCTGTGCGGTTCATGGATTTTAAAACTGATTTGGAGACATGTTGCAAAGGGCTTTCCAAATACGGGGCAATCTTAGGAATTTCTCCATAAAGATCGAGTAACTTTTCTGTTTTTTTATCTGGATACAAATAGAGAAGGCGCAAAAGTTCCAGACCATCCACATCTGCCACAGAACGAACCAAATCCAAAAGTTTGTCTGTATCCTTTCCATAAAACACGGTATCTTGGGAAACTAGGCAGATCTCTTTGGCACCCGCCTTTACAGCCAGTTTCGTTTGTGTTAACACATCAGAACTTTCCGTATCACGATACTTCCCACGTAAATTTGGAATGATACAAAAGTGACAACCTCTGTTGCAACCATCAGAAATTTTTACATAAGAGTATGGTTTGGAATAGTTTTCGATTCCTTTACTGGTTACTAGTCTTTCGAGAAGGTCTTCATTGAATTCAGAAAGATCTTTAAAATCTAGAGGAAAACTTTTGCGAAGGATCTCCCCTGCTTTGTCATATTTTCCAGTTCCAAAATGAAGATCCACTTCGGGAAGGTCATCCGAGATTTCCTTTCCGGCACGTTCCGCAAAACAACCGACAACCACTAACTTTTGTTTATTTTTCTTTTTGATGTCAATGGAATCCAAAATCGTTTGGATGGTTTCCTTCGTAGCATCTTGGATGAAGGTACAAGTGTTGACTAAGTGGAAGTCACTTGCTTCGGGGCCAGCCGCAGGAAGGAGACCTTCTTTCAAAAGCGACTGGTGCATAGCCATAGAATCTACAGTATTTTTAGGACAACCGAGAGTCGTGATAAAAAACGACTTCGGTGTTTCTTCCGTTGTTTCTTTTAGTTTCGGCATTACTCGCCTAACTCTCCAATGATGGACTGAGTCGAATCATAAGGATTTGGTTTACGAATGAAGATTTTTTTGACGAGTTTTCCTGGTTTTCCAAGAACAGAACGTTCCTTACCATTTTGAACCATTTCCACGGCACCACCGTCACCCACTTTGATTTCAAGGCGATCCCGAGCTTCTAAGTGTTTGACTTCGCCAGCAGAAACAAGTCCCCTTTCTCCCATTTGACCATCTAACACGAATTCAACGTAACTTGGTTTAGAGAAAAAGAGTGTGACTTGGATGGGAACATCTCCCACTGGAGATTTGACCGCCGTACCTTCTCTTTCTTCTTTGAGAGTCACAAGAACTTTGGCAGATTTTTCAGTAACTGCTTGAGTGACCACACGGATGTCCCGACGAAGAGAAGATAATTCTTCAATGCGATACGAAAGGATAGTTTCTTCCCCTTCTGCGGTTTGGAAAAAATATACATTCTTTTCAGGGAAGATATTGAATCCAAGGTTTGCTTTTCCGTTGGAAACACCTTTTATGAACATCTTACATTGTTGGTTGTTCACACTGAAACTCACACCACGGTCTTCTGTTAAAATAAAAGGAACGCTGGCATTTTCTGGAACACTTTGAGAAACGAAATTGATTCCAGAAGGAATGTCTGAACTTGCCACAGTTTCTACAGTGGAAGAACCAACCTCCGTGGTTTCCTCATCCATAGATCCAGATCCTGAATCTTCAAAACTAATATAAATGATATAAGCAGAGATCACAAAAAGAAATATAGAAACAAGGCTTATGATTTTATTTCGATCTAAGTTGAGGGGAGTTGTCGTCGGTCTCGTGAGTTCTTCCAAAGGTGCTTGGGATTCTTCAATCTGTTCCCCGCGGTAAAGATTCAGAAGCATTGCGGCATCTAACTTCAAATAACTAGCATAGTTTTTCAAAAACCCAAGAGCAAAGGTTTCTGCAGGAAATTGGGAATAGTCTTCTGTTTCTAAAGCAATGATGTATTTGGCTGCGATGTTTGTTTCTTTCGCAACATCTTTCACTGAAAGTTTTTTATCTTCTCTAGCTTCTCGTAGTATTTGACCGACTCGTTTTGTGTTCAAAATGATATCCTCTTAGCTTAGTTCTCGGAGACAAGTGGGTTGTTCACAATCTTCGCGTTTCCGCTCATATGAAAATTGAAAACTCCGTCTTGGATTTCTTCAGAAAAATTAATATTGGAAAATGAGATGGTGGTTACTTTCCCGCGTCCATCGGTAGCCACTGCTTTTTTAATTAAGTAGGATTCGGAATCCACAAAAAGTTTCATCTTCTCGAACCCACCAATTTTTTCTCTTTGGTCAAGATCTAACACAAAGTATTTGGCTGTATCACCCACCGAACGCGGTTGTTCGATGGTATCAAATTTATAATGGTATTTACGAAAGAGGCGGTTCAGGCCATCGGGACTGTTTGTTGTAAAGATAGGGCCAGAGGTATTTTTACGATCGAGAGTTAAATCCTGTTTTCCCACAGCACCTAACCTCTTGATGAAGATATGAAGCGTTTTTCCATCGGATACAATTTCGTCCCCTTCCGGTTCAGCAAAGTTATATCTAATTTTTCCGGGACGTTTGTAGAAACATTTCCCGCGCATCTGTTTTTCCTTTTTGTTGTCTTCTGTTTTGATGAGAAAATCAGCCGAATAGGAATTGATATCACTAAAGTTCTTCTTTATCTTTTTCACCACTTCGGATGGTGAGTGCCAATTGTGAGCCGGACTTGTTTGGGCACCAAGAGAAACACCCAAGACAAGTAACAAAGATCCGATCCATACTTTCATAGATTCCCAGTTTTTCAGACAAACTTCTCTTGTCGATGATTTACGCTGAACGCAGGATTTCCCGGGGTTTGGCCCCGATTTGCGGTGAAACATAACCCCTCATTTCCATAAGTTCCATAAGCCTTGCCGCTTTGTTGTAACCGATTCTCATCCTTCTTTGTAAGTAACTGGCACTGGCCTTTTTTTCGGTCACAACGATATTCCAAGCTTCGTCAAAAAGTTCTTCGTCTTCGTCAGAGGCCATTTCGATATTCGTTTCATCGTCCCAGTTCATTTCCACATAGGCTGGAGCCCCTTGTTTTTTGGCCTCTTCCACGATGGATTCAATTTCTTTCTCCTCGATAAAGGGAGCTTGGATCCTTTGGAGGTCACTCGATGTAGGAGACCTGTATAAAAAGTCCCCTTTCCCAAGAAGGGTCTCGGCTCCACTTGTATCCAGAATGGTTCTAGAGTCTGTTTTTTGAGCCACTTGGAAGGCCACCCTTGCCGGGCAGTTCGCTTTGATGACCCCGGTGATCACATCTACTGACGGTCTTTGGGTTGCCATCACGAGATGGATTCCGACGGCCCTTGCTTTTTGGGAAATTCGTTGGATCTGTTCTTCCAAATCCTTTCCAGAAACCATCATAAGGTCGGCAAGCTCGTCTATAAAGATCACAATGTACGGTAGTTTTTGAAATCCCTTGGCATGGGCATATTCATCCACCTTTTCATTAAAACTTTTGAAATCCCTACTTTTTAACTGAGAGATCATTTGGTAACGACTCTCCATTTCTTGGATGGCCCAGGAAAGTGCCTTCGTTGCTTTTTTAGGATCGGTGATGACTGGCATGAGTAGATGAGGAATTCCTTCATAAAGAGTCATCTCCACCATCTTCGGATCGATCATGATGAATCTCACTTCTTCTGGGGAACGAGTGCAGATTAGGCTTGTGATCATCGCATTGATACTCACCGACTTACCAGAACCCGTGGTTCCCGCCACAAGTAAGTGAGGAAGTTTGGCGATATCAATCATCACAAGTTTTCCTGAAATATCTTTTCCAATACAGATAGACAAGTCTTTGGCCTTATTTTGGAGGATAGTATCTTTTAGAATCTCTGATAAAAATACGTCTTCGCGGATTCGGTTCGGAACCTCAATCCCAATGGACGCCTTACCAGGGATAGGTGCCACAATCCGAATGTTTTTTACTTCGAGGTAGGCGCGGATTTCATCAGAGAGGGAAACAATCCGGTTCAGTTTGATTCCATTCGGGATGGTGATCTCATAACGAGTGATGATGGGCCCTCTTTCTTTGGTGATGACCTTAGACTCAATTCCAAAATGCCCTGTGGACTCTTCGATTTTACGAGAGATCAAATCCAATTCACTATCGTTCTTTAAAATATTGGCCACAGGAACTTGGTGGGACACAAGAAGCCTTGGAGAGATATAATACTTTCCTTTTTTTAGTTTTGGTTTGGGAACCATGGAACCAAACATCAGTTCCTGTTGTTCTTTTGGTTCTGGCTTCTTTTTCCCAAAATTTCCT encodes:
- a CDS encoding SRP-less Sec system protein, with the translated sequence MKRIFLITLLVFFSVSLFAEEGLDFLDKVNDKPKSTTSKPKEDSTQVTTKKQTNVVNAATTGTGKKKKSKKKSKQNQLSLETLPQNTNLVPNTNVNTVTEKSVPSLEKQPLVPEEEEVVNNGMWMDSTTSVEPTGLPGFSADLKIGKVETSQTETNPSANKETGKSLFNFSDFFAKYKKAMMILGIIILFAFYRLRSARPGSSSRSYRR
- a CDS encoding helix-turn-helix domain-containing protein, with product MNTKRVGQILREAREDKKLSVKDVAKETNIAAKYIIALETEDYSQFPAETFALGFLKNYASYLKLDAAMLLNLYRGEQIEESQAPLEELTRPTTTPLNLDRNKIISLVSIFLFVISAYIIYISFEDSGSGSMDEETTEVGSSTVETVASSDIPSGINFVSQSVPENASVPFILTEDRGVSFSVNNQQCKMFIKGVSNGKANLGFNIFPEKNVYFFQTAEGEETILSYRIEELSSLRRDIRVVTQAVTEKSAKVLVTLKEEREGTAVKSPVGDVPIQVTLFFSKPSYVEFVLDGQMGERGLVSAGEVKHLEARDRLEIKVGDGGAVEMVQNGKERSVLGKPGKLVKKIFIRKPNPYDSTQSIIGELGE
- the yajC gene encoding preprotein translocase subunit YajC — translated: MLNFNFLTPEILILAQEEGAKSSLQSLIIIPIMLVAMYFLVILPNKKEEKKRKEMITNLQKGDNVVTNSGLHGKIVEFKDNNETVVLSVAANTNVTFETSAILKKKA
- the secD gene encoding protein translocase subunit SecD gives rise to the protein MQSYRLLILPFLILAVSFTILYPNFADRDLKIVVREDVYALPEAEQKILVNALFERWAKDYGKTSGWTIEPTGTLPPKENPFYTVKGRFITSAKINQISQENQSLVSESKNKLEPTWIENAIRGGKSLSIKLGLDLQGGMRVVLKGDFDDYTSKLKDLYAKELNELNVTLKNPTAKQEEKDKAKSRLAEIESSFDLSPMRKIVELEKAKMIIDNRLTTQNLTEPQVRIQKEQDAIEVSLPGVSNSAAILEILQNTETVEYRLEEPNPFVFKGQIADNERRTMDLGKREDTDIFLFQELVKNKAGKKAQDEFLEGLEKKYNIPKDYKVYAMWARGNSAKSALLPRSFVVLERKIALSGNDMTNAQPSYNSNSYGWMVSFTLTPNGAEKFFDLTSENRGRNLAIVWGDKVISNPIINDPIAGGRAEISGSFSEQEAIRLANVISEGALPIPLSVLEMRFIGPTLGIESIEVGVKAVAIGFFLVMIYMIFYYRLGGFIADISLLVNIIILAALLTLMDFTLTLPGIAGIILTAGMAVDANVIIYERIREEIEEGRALSIAVTRGFENAFWTIMDANVTTLIAGILMIRLGNGPIKGFAITLCWGIVTTLFTSLFLSRLFMELTVNRLGVHHLNLRPFFFGKKETTNV
- the pgsA gene encoding CDP-diacylglycerol--glycerol-3-phosphate 3-phosphatidyltransferase: MNSICRGLGWFKLEDWKTIANIPNLLTVLRVLALPFFIFALFQKEWEYQIFAFVLFALASLTDLVDGYLARKWNQQTEFGKFLDPLADKFLVIGCFVTFLFIHEPIEVWMVVLIIARDMLITFLRYIAVRSGKSLRTTMMGKVKTAFQMGAILMILVVFMLISGKRRAMINETYAMGKLAGYSTYEVAAQHANEFCKLVKTTESLSFKDFFDSIASFVPYFGMLFTTFITVISGLRYIVTNYQLLTFSNLKRIFYDRANS
- the secF gene encoding protein translocase subunit SecF codes for the protein MYNINFTKYKYFTLSFSLFLIVAGFVVTFVKYGGFAHSLDFNGGLRTVVELPADKTRSDLEGYFQSKNIEAVVILLEKDKNIYQLDIGLGSLDTIESLYKEIPEVNRESSTSAIDRFVQLLRYEYKLPKEKVLSADQVGAVVGGELTEVGITLLLTTLAIILLYLSIRSQFKFALASAIALVHDILMTLALIGFLQIKPSVPIIAALLTLLGYSINDKIVVFDRIRENSHGKDNLAFSNIINVSISQTLGRTINTSFTTMISVVAIIVGGAVELYDFAFILLFGVLVGTYSSIYIAAPISEIYDLIRKKRFV
- a CDS encoding bifunctional diaminohydroxyphosphoribosylaminopyrimidine deaminase/5-amino-6-(5-phosphoribosylamino)uracil reductase RibD — translated: MNAEKRKETYSLHSLLGFLAMGKTGANPPVSAVLTNTEGQILASAHTQNYGGNHAERELYSRYIRPEVNDRRENQSLDLASDQNPNETYKFSTYDEILSVSLEPCTHFGKTPPCRDLVIEKKPKEIKLGWKDPNPLIVSGEWETYKKAGISIGLDPMLAKVSFPYLQGFLTRIQTGRPWVWIKSATSQEGNFASSDKKKERVSSVEVDLSLQLLRAKVDAVAVGPGTVISDSPSLHFRISEEMINSHKLGTRTTELEPFFEAGSGLISSILQYANETAEIHNLEESLYQPYRVFCLDPNHMPSDEFFQKQRELTEKYGEKKCIFFILTDEELESFHPVLENHIQSVSRFEGISLKQDDGGKFLEILGDLGINTLLCESGNFFPNFLAEELNESDRILEIRNENKSLPDGIPFIFQNELLISEYQVGSNRIFIRKPNGSV
- a CDS encoding LolA family protein; translated protein: MKVWIGSLLLVLGVSLGAQTSPAHNWHSPSEVVKKIKKNFSDINSYSADFLIKTEDNKKEKQMRGKCFYKRPGKIRYNFAEPEGDEIVSDGKTLHIFIKRLGAVGKQDLTLDRKNTSGPIFTTNSPDGLNRLFRKYHYKFDTIEQPRSVGDTAKYFVLDLDQREKIGGFEKMKLFVDSESYLIKKAVATDGRGKVTTISFSNINFSEEIQDGVFNFHMSGNAKIVNNPLVSEN
- the trpD gene encoding anthranilate phosphoribosyltransferase — its product is MTAPTVKEILGQVVSGHHLVEDHAELFLSEVMDGKVPEPVLASFLTAMKMKGETTDELYGFVRAMRSHAIKPSQKFEFDFLDTCGTGGDGKGTLNVSTLSALTLASLGFKVAKHGNRSVSSLSGSSDILSGLGYKLDRSTAESESEFIRTGFVFLFAPAWHPAMKYAGPVRTALGFRTFFNLIGPLSNPFSPSHQLVGVYDKSLCLPIAEILGRLGSKRAIVCHSRDGLDEFSIFEGTDYAYFDGKETKELTFDPKELGLNSKELDRNTVFSSSKEGAESLFRAVLDPSESTGGTSMVALNAGVAMFLLGATTDIRTGYETAKAAILEKKVLRFVRETLNLR
- a CDS encoding MiaB/RimO family radical SAM methylthiotransferase; this translates as MPKLKETTEETPKSFFITTLGCPKNTVDSMAMHQSLLKEGLLPAAGPEASDFHLVNTCTFIQDATKETIQTILDSIDIKKKNKQKLVVVGCFAERAGKEISDDLPEVDLHFGTGKYDKAGEILRKSFPLDFKDLSEFNEDLLERLVTSKGIENYSKPYSYVKISDGCNRGCHFCIIPNLRGKYRDTESSDVLTQTKLAVKAGAKEICLVSQDTVFYGKDTDKLLDLVRSVADVDGLELLRLLYLYPDKKTEKLLDLYGEIPKIAPYLESPLQHVSKSVLKSMNRTGEYSYFKSLFQKARGIRPDLEIRTSFILGFPGETMEDVEEIIRFVEDVKPEKVNLFPYSPQDGTKGATMDGQLKDKEIARRVNLVRDAYLGTLKSIHQNRIGKLYPAVVDEVLEKGAIVRRFQDAPEIDEVVYVEEEGLKVGQFGQVRVDSFYELDMSGTWVV